Proteins found in one Arthrobacter pascens genomic segment:
- a CDS encoding DUF6270 domain-containing protein produces MGNIFIYGGCVTRDAFEHLEGHTLLDYVARQSLISAASAGTDLLGTGTLASAFQNRSLDGDIKSTLLPKLRRRAADADLVLMDLLSERLGVLALADGSYVTNSRELRTSGRLGDLKPKQIAFGTDRHFNLWQRAVRQLMRNLSAGNLTNKVLVIETPWATLTDTGEDVTTFRGIPAAEANTLYLRYYDHLRTLGLRAARIPEHLAVSSLTHKWGPGSYHYADPAYHWMREQINAAL; encoded by the coding sequence ATGGGGAATATTTTCATTTATGGGGGTTGCGTCACAAGGGATGCGTTCGAGCACCTCGAAGGGCACACACTCCTCGACTACGTAGCCCGGCAGTCACTGATCAGTGCCGCGTCTGCCGGCACGGATCTACTCGGGACCGGAACCCTGGCCTCCGCGTTCCAGAACCGGTCATTGGACGGGGACATCAAATCCACGCTGTTACCGAAACTGCGGAGGCGGGCAGCTGACGCTGACCTGGTCCTGATGGATCTCCTGAGTGAACGGCTCGGGGTCCTTGCCCTGGCGGATGGCAGCTACGTGACAAACTCCCGCGAATTGCGCACCAGTGGCAGGCTCGGGGATCTAAAGCCGAAGCAGATCGCCTTCGGCACCGACCGTCACTTCAATCTGTGGCAGCGGGCAGTTCGCCAGCTGATGCGGAACCTGTCCGCCGGTAACCTCACGAACAAAGTCCTGGTGATCGAAACACCATGGGCGACGCTCACAGACACCGGCGAAGACGTCACAACATTCCGGGGCATCCCCGCAGCGGAAGCGAACACACTCTACCTCCGCTACTACGACCACCTCCGCACCCTGGGGCTTCGAGCGGCGCGGATCCCGGAGCATCTGGCAGTCTCTTCCCTCACGCACAAATGGGGGCCGGGCTCCTACCACTATGCAGACCCCGCCTACCACTGGATGCGGGAACAAATAAACGCAGCACTCTGA